CAATTTTATTTGGTATTGAAATATAATCCATTATTATTCTTGCTAATTCATTATTTTTTTCATATTCAGAAAAATCATTGCTGTCCTCAATATAGTTTTTAAATTCTTTTACTATTGTATTACTATTAAAAAATAAATTTTCCTTTATTTTTTTATTAAAAAATTTAAAAATTTTATTAGCAATATCACTTTCTAATTTTTCTTCTTTAAAAAAATTATAATATTCAGGCTTTCTAAGTAACATTTTTATTATTGCCATTTCCAAATTATTGGCTTGCTTAAATTCTTTTTTTTCTATTCTCTCTTGATTTTCATTTAAATATTCATTTTTTATAAAATGCTTTTTATTTTTCTCAACAAGAGTTTTTCTCAAAACATCTATATTAATATCTATCTTTTCTGAAAGATTTTTAAGATACATTTCTTTTTCTAACTCGTTTTCTACATTTGAAAAAAATTCTTTAAATCTTTCTACAAAGTTTTGTTTCGCCATAACATTATTCTTTAAATCATATTCACTTGAATATAATTTAAATAAAAAATCAAAAATCTCTAAGGAATTTTCAACTACTTTTAAAAATGATTCTCTTCCATTTTTCTTTAAGAATTCATCAGGATCTTTACTTCCTTCAAATTGTAAAACTCTTATGTTAAATCCTTGAGACTTCAATATAAAACTTGCTCTTTCAGTTGCAGATATTCCAGCCTTATCCATATCAAAGGACAATAAAATATTAGATGAATATCTTTTTATAAGTTGAGCTTGTTCTTCTGTTAAGGCTGTTCCTAAAGGAGCTATACTTGTATCAAAACCAAAAATATTAGCTGATAGAACATCCATATAACCTTCCATTAAAATAGAATAGTTTTTATTTTTTATATTTATAGCTCTTTCAATGCCATATATATTTTTACCTTTTTTGAAAATTGGAGTATCTGGTGAATTTATATATTTTGGTACTGAATTATCCTTTTCTAAAGTTCTTCCACCAAAAGCAATTATTCTTCCACTTGGTGAGAAAATTGGAAAGATTATTCTATTTCTAAAAGCATCATAAATCCTTCCTTCTTCACTTTTTTTAATAAGCCCTAAAGTTAATAGATCTTCATTATCATAGCCTTTATTATTTAAAAGTTCATATAATTCTGACCATTTTGGAGGAGCATATCCTAATTGATGTTCTTTAATTAAACTAGTATCTAAACCTCTATTTGAAAGATATTCCAAGGCTCCTCTTGAATCTTGAGAAAATATTTTTTCCATAAAAAAATTATGGCTATCTTCCATTATTTGATAAA
This genomic window from Fusobacterium simiae contains:
- the dnaG gene encoding DNA primase; translation: MYFKQDDIDKLLDNLRIEEVVGEFIELKKVGSSYRGLCPFHADTNPSFYVNPEKKICKCFVCGSGGNAINFYSKIKNISYMEAIKELSKKYRINIKEYNNTNINENYEKFYQIMEDSHNFFMEKIFSQDSRGALEYLSNRGLDTSLIKEHQLGYAPPKWSELYELLNNKGYDNEDLLTLGLIKKSEEGRIYDAFRNRIIFPIFSPSGRIIAFGGRTLEKDNSVPKYINSPDTPIFKKGKNIYGIERAINIKNKNYSILMEGYMDVLSANIFGFDTSIAPLGTALTEEQAQLIKRYSSNILLSFDMDKAGISATERASFILKSQGFNIRVLQFEGSKDPDEFLKKNGRESFLKVVENSLEIFDFLFKLYSSEYDLKNNVMAKQNFVERFKEFFSNVENELEKEMYLKNLSEKIDINIDVLRKTLVEKNKKHFIKNEYLNENQERIEKKEFKQANNLEMAIIKMLLRKPEYYNFFKEEKLESDIANKIFKFFNKKIKENLFFNSNTIVKEFKNYIEDSNDFSEYEKNNELARIIMDYISIPNKIEEERENIELFKSYFRVKLKLRDKTKDDIIKKIEFGKLKKEIEKSKSVEEFIKVYNSFKYLF